The following proteins are encoded in a genomic region of Brachypodium distachyon strain Bd21 chromosome 1, Brachypodium_distachyon_v3.0, whole genome shotgun sequence:
- the LOC106866865 gene encoding LRR receptor-like serine/threonine-protein kinase FLS2 — MSSPKQSAKLAMLLLVALLLLCNSTVGNVCCSRNQENSVDLHALLDFQRGITKDPQGALSNWSTTTHFCRWNGIACTTTRPFRVEQLNLPGLNLQGKITSSLGNLTFLYLLDLSYNSFAGTFPILNHAQQLQYLFVNNNSLTGIIPDALSNCSSLLSMDFSLNLLVGAFPPKIGFPPSLIYINFESNQLDGSIPNEIGQLQNLESLVLGDNRLSGCIPADILNAGTRGYDCRF, encoded by the exons ATGAGTTCTCCCAAACAATCGGCAAAGCTCGCCATGCTTTTACTGGTGGCTTTGCTACTCCTCTGTAATAGTACAGTTGGCAACGTCTGCTGCTCAAGAAATCAGGAGAACAGCGTGGATCTGCACGCGCTACTCGACTTCCAGCGGGGCATCACCAAAGATCCTCAAGGAGCCTTGAGCAACTGGAGCACCACCACCCATTTCTGTCGATGGAATGGTATCGCATGCACCACAACACGACCGTTTCGCGTTGAGCAGCTTAACCTCCCCGGCCTGAACTTACAAGGCAAAATCACCTCCTCTCTTGGAAACCTTACCTTCCTTTATCTGCTTGACCTCTCCTATAATAGCTTCGCCGGTACCTTCCCTATCCTAAATCATGCCCAACAACTGCAGTACCTTTTTGTGAACAACAACAGTTTGACAGGGATAATTCCTGATGCACTCTCAAACTGTTCCAGCTTACTCTCCATGGACTTCTCCTTAAACTTGCTCGTGGGTGCGTTTCCTCCAAAAATAGGGTTTCCTCCAAGTCTAATATATATAAATTTTGAGTCAAATCAACTCGATGGAAGCATTCCTAATGAGATTGGGCAATTACAGAACCTGGAAAGCTTGGTTCTGGGAGACAATAGGCTTTCAG GATGCATCCCGGCGGACATCTTGAATGCTGGAACAAGAGGTTACGATTGCAG
- the LOC100836288 gene encoding protein FAR1-RELATED SEQUENCE 6 gives MEVDSAPVEEELAFAAKQHEDDDDDGEDVSPGSKELVAMVEAAAESIELDVAADNRAAAPDGDDRTPRDGMVFKSYEEVLNFYKRYALRSGFGVCVKKSSFTKAGLCRRLVLVCNKWGNGKEDACYQARPTAKTNCQATVVARLWGDGLLHLTDVSLEHNHALNPSAARFLRCYKTLPSGMSKDLVVRAARGECLTSGGDTEVLMFDDWGRLKIREGDVQAINGFFGEMQAKQPNFFYVMDFYVEGNLRSVLWADARSREAYQYFSDAIWVDTSCLRKKFDVPLVLFLGVNHHGQLVLLGCGLLSDESTESFLWLFKSWLTCMKGQLPNAIITDECVAIKAAVREVFPKTRHRISDWHIVRSISEKLGELAEYESIKTELEAVIYDSLKDDEFEARWKNLIDRFGLQDNEWIIFLYENRHLWVPSFLKDALWAGLSVNHRENPGAFFDDSLSRETTLVSFLSSYMILVQNKHKMEQQDDFESLSSSRVLVSKFPMEEQLSKIYTLNMFVKFQDELKSTMQCQVQLDGSTSSFVVIDLAEPGREMVNKKYEVVHCMETNRMECNCGLFQFSGIVCRHALSVLKWQQVYDIPPCYVLNRWRSDFKQLHVLDNPLKDLVSSNHVERYDHITLQCLRLVEIGMVSDEKYQHALKLISDMKRTLLDDNLCRELEHKLSPSERAIANGDSHAQPGSSEVGPSKKRRGRPPKKSKEISMESVSNQYGNKDSLLVSSDASQKDAFHSTSTASNLGTHVRPHGVDDLMEEVNPNELSFESRYGVQSSHPHHYGDQLHPGNTLQFGQQTPSAEQSRGVQWVYPNIFQDDQAPYGRRTS, from the exons ATGGAGGTGGACTCGGCTCCGGTGGAGGAAGAGCTGGCTTTCGCCGCCAAGCAgcacgaagacgacgacgacgacggggaGGACGTCTCGCCCGGCAGCAAGGAGCTCGTCGCcatggtggaggcggcggcggagagcatCGAGCTGGACGTGGCCGCCGATAatagggcggcggcgcccgacgGGGACGACCGGACGCCGAGGGACGGGATGGTGTTCAAGTCGTACGAGGAGGTGCTCAACTTCTACAAGCGCTACGCGCTGCGCTCGGGGTTTGGCGTTTGTGTGAAGAAGTCGTCCTTCACCAAGGCCGGCCTCTGCCGGCGGCTGGTGCTCGTGTGTAACAAGTGGGGGAATGGGAAGGAGGACGCCTGCTACCAGGCGAGGCCGACGGCCAAGACCAACTGCCAGGCCACCGTCGTCGCGAGGCTGTGGGGGGATGGGTTGCTGCACCTGACGGACGTCAGTCTCGAGCACAACCACGCGTTGAATCCCTCGGCGGCTCGCTTTCTGAGGTGCTACAAGACGTTGCCCAGTGGGATGAGCAAAGATCTAGTGGTTAGGGCCGCCAGAGGCGAATGCTTGACTTCCGGTGGCGACACTGAGGTCCTGATGTTTGATGACTGGGGGCGGCTTAAGATCAGGGAGGGTGATGTTCAGGCCATCAATGGTTTCTTTGGGGAGATGCAGGCAAAGCAGCCAAACTTCTTCTATGTCATGGATTTTTATGTGGAGGGTAATCTACGGAGTGTTCTTTGGGCTGATGCAAGATCCAGGGAAGCATACCAATATTTTAGCGATGCTATTTGGGTCGACACAAGCTGCTTGAGGAAGAAGTTTGATGTTCCGCTTGTTTTATTTCTTGGGGTGAATCATCATGGTCAGCTGGTTTTGTTAGGCTGTGGCTTGCTTTCAGACGAGAGTACAGAGAGCTTCCTATGGTTGTTCAAGTCATGGCTAACTTGCATGAAGGGTCAGCTTCCAAACGCCATAATTACTGATGAGTGTGTGGCGATAAAAGCTGCGGTTCGAGAAGTATTTCCAAAAACACGCCATAGAATAAGTGATTGGCATATAGTCAGAAGTATTTCAGAAAAATTAGGAGAGTTAGCAGAATATGAATCAATTAAAACTGAATTGGAGGCTGTAATATATGATTCCTTGAAGGATGATGAGTTTGAGGCAAGGTGGAAGAACTTGATTGATAGATTTGGCCTTCAGGATAATGAATGGATCATCTTTCTGTATGAAAATCGACACTTGTGGGTCCCGTCCTTCCTGAAAGATGCCTTATGGGCTGGATTGTCTGTTAACCACCGGGAAAACCCAGGTGCATTTTTTGATGATTCATTAAGCCGAGAAACCACATTGGTGTCGTTCCTTAGCAGCTACATGATTCTTGTACAGAACAAGCACAAGATGGAGCAACAGGATGATTTTGAGTCATTAAGTAGCAGCAGGGTCCTTGTATCCAAATTTCCTATGGAAGAGCAGCTATCCAAAATTTACACCTTGAACATGTTTGTGAAATTCCAGGATGAGCTAAAATCAACCATGCAATGCCAAGTTCAGCTGGATGGTTCGACATCTTCTTTTGTAGTTATTGATTTAGCAGAACCAGGCAGAGAGATGGTGAATAAAAAGTATGAGGTTGTTCACTGTATGGAGACTAACAGGATGGAGTGTAACTGTGGCCTATTTCAGTTTAGTGGAATTGTTTGTCGGCATGCATTATCGGTGCTTAAATGGCAGCAAGTGTACGATATCCCCCCTTGTTATGTACTTAACAGGTGGCGGAGCGACTTTAAGCAGTTGCATGTTCTGGATAATCCATTGAAGGATTTAGTGTCGAGTAATCATGTTGAGCGTTACGATCATATTACTTTGCAGTGTCTCCGCCTTGTTGAGATTGGAATGGTTTCAGATGAGAAGTATCAGCATGCGTTAAAACTAATAAGCGACATGAAAAGGACTCTTCTTGATGATAATTTGTGTCGTGAATTGGAGCACAAACTTTCACCATCTGAACGTGCAATTGCAAATGGCGATAGCCATGCACAGCCTGGTTCATCTGAGGTGGGTCCATCCAAAAAGCGCCGTGGCCGTCCTCCTAAAAAGAGTAAAGAGATAAGCATGGAGTCTGTATCAAATCAATATGGCAACAAG GATTCTTTACTTGTATCATCAGATGCAAGCCAGAAGGATGCTTTTCATTCTACTTCGACTGCCTCCAACCTTGGTACTCATGTCAGGCCACATGGTGTTGATGATCTTATG GAAGAAGTTAATCCTAACGAGTTATCATTTGAGAGCCGTTATGGGGTGCAATCTAGCCATCCACATCATTATGGTGATCAGCTACATCCTGGCAACACCTTgcag TTTGGTCAACAGACGCCATCAGCAGAGCAATCTAGGGGAGTCCAGTGGGTGTATCCAAATATATTTCAG GATGATCAAGCGCCTTATGGCAGGCGGACATCTTGA